One window from the genome of Acinetobacter sp. LoGeW2-3 encodes:
- a CDS encoding M61 family metallopeptidase — MLHYQIEFDDYRQHLVHVTVRFLADPTQVLSLPTWIPGSYLIREFSKHIEGVKAFDEAGRQLKIQKFEKNKWRLFNTDHELITVEYDVYAYDLSVRGAYVDETRLYVNPACACIGLEGQENKAIEVEIFLPDELKHFQLATGMASKSLVKGRYTLKAENYAELIDSPFELAEQSRFSFEANGIPHEFVVSGKHEMNAERMQQDLEKICSTEISMFGSVPFSNYTFMTMATGNSYGGLEHPNSTSLITPRGDLPKANEPEEPSKDYQRFLGLCSHEYFHSWLVKFIRPENFVNYDLNQEGYTSLLWIFEGFTSYYDDLILLRSGVINQESYIALLKAQIDRYLQNPGRFIQSVSESSFDAWVKFYRQDENSNNAGTSYYNKGCLVALCLDLGLRLRGSSLDALMRKLYENAQNGVQVNERTIFELCEELTGDNWLEQINHLINTTEELPLDQLFPEFGLCYTLKNDKSLPFGLKLVDKPEGVLIQSARRDSAAAKAGLSANDVIIAIDGLKATIKLAEKYAKQEGTYTVHAFRRDELMTFEVPAAGSELTEVELKIEDQAKAEKWLKA, encoded by the coding sequence ATGTTGCATTATCAAATCGAATTTGACGATTATCGTCAGCATCTTGTTCACGTGACTGTTCGCTTTTTAGCAGACCCTACACAGGTGTTGTCTTTGCCAACGTGGATTCCGGGCAGTTATCTGATTCGTGAATTTTCTAAACACATTGAAGGGGTAAAAGCCTTTGATGAAGCTGGCCGTCAGCTGAAAATTCAGAAATTTGAAAAGAATAAATGGCGTCTGTTCAATACCGACCATGAACTAATCACGGTTGAGTACGATGTCTATGCCTATGACCTGTCGGTGCGCGGTGCTTATGTTGATGAAACGCGTCTATATGTGAACCCAGCCTGTGCCTGCATAGGACTGGAAGGTCAAGAAAATAAGGCCATTGAAGTTGAAATCTTCCTACCGGATGAATTGAAGCACTTCCAGTTGGCTACGGGCATGGCATCCAAGAGTCTGGTCAAAGGCCGTTATACGCTTAAAGCAGAAAACTATGCTGAACTGATCGATTCGCCATTTGAATTGGCAGAACAGAGCCGATTCAGCTTTGAAGCCAATGGTATTCCACATGAGTTCGTGGTTTCTGGCAAACATGAGATGAATGCTGAGCGTATGCAGCAGGATCTGGAAAAGATCTGTAGTACTGAAATTTCCATGTTCGGTTCAGTGCCATTTAGTAACTATACTTTTATGACCATGGCAACGGGCAACAGTTATGGCGGTCTGGAACATCCAAACTCAACTAGCCTGATTACGCCACGTGGTGATCTACCGAAAGCCAATGAGCCGGAAGAGCCATCTAAGGATTATCAACGTTTCTTGGGGCTATGCAGTCACGAATATTTCCACTCGTGGTTGGTAAAATTTATTCGTCCTGAAAACTTTGTGAATTATGATCTGAATCAGGAAGGCTATACCTCTTTGCTTTGGATCTTTGAAGGCTTCACGTCTTATTATGATGACCTGATCCTGCTACGCAGTGGCGTGATTAACCAAGAGTCATATATTGCTTTGCTGAAAGCTCAGATTGACCGTTATTTGCAAAATCCAGGTCGTTTTATTCAAAGCGTATCTGAGTCGAGCTTTGATGCTTGGGTGAAATTTTACCGTCAGGATGAAAACTCAAATAATGCTGGCACCAGTTACTACAACAAAGGTTGTTTGGTTGCGCTTTGCTTGGATTTAGGTTTGCGTTTACGTGGTTCAAGTCTTGATGCCTTAATGCGTAAGCTGTATGAAAATGCGCAAAATGGCGTTCAGGTCAATGAGCGTACTATTTTCGAATTATGTGAAGAATTGACTGGCGACAACTGGTTAGAACAGATCAATCATCTGATCAATACCACAGAAGAATTACCACTAGATCAGTTATTCCCTGAATTTGGTCTGTGCTATACCCTGAAAAATGACAAGTCTCTGCCATTTGGTCTAAAATTGGTTGATAAGCCTGAAGGTGTATTAATTCAATCGGCTCGTCGTGATAGTGCCGCCGCGAAAGCCGGCCTGTCAGCTAATGATGTGATCATTGCGATTGATGGTCTGAAAGCGACAATAAAACTTGCTGAGAAATATGCGAAGCAGGAAGGGACTTATACTGTTCATGCATTCCGTCGTGATGAGCTAATGACTTTTGAAGTTCCAGCGGCAGGTTCTGAACTGACTGAAGTTGAATTGAAAATTGAAGATCAAGCTAAAGCTGAGAAGTGGTTGAAAGCTTGA
- the uraH gene encoding hydroxyisourate hydrolase yields MKRIIFALTATTLSTFSFANPLSVHVLNQETGLPSSNVTVTLEAQQGEKWVKLNEAKTDKDGRIKEFYPKDTALQKGIYKVTFKTGDWFKEKNQRTFFPEVPVVFVIDGTLEHYHIPLLLSSYGYSTYRGN; encoded by the coding sequence ATGAAAAGAATAATTTTTGCCTTAACTGCAACTACCCTCTCAACTTTTAGCTTTGCCAATCCACTAAGTGTTCACGTATTAAATCAGGAAACTGGCTTGCCTTCTTCCAATGTCACAGTGACTTTAGAAGCCCAACAAGGTGAGAAATGGGTCAAGCTCAATGAAGCCAAAACAGATAAGGATGGCCGGATTAAAGAGTTTTATCCGAAGGACACTGCCCTACAAAAAGGTATCTATAAAGTCACTTTTAAAACTGGTGACTGGTTTAAGGAAAAGAATCAACGGACATTCTTTCCTGAAGTACCGGTCGTATTTGTAATCGATGGTACTTTGGAGCATTACCATATTCCACTGTTGTTAAGTTCTTATGGATATTCAACGTATCGAGGGAATTAA
- a CDS encoding adenylosuccinate synthase: MGKNVVVLGTQWGDEGKGKIVDLLTDQAAAVVRYQGGHNAGHTLVVGGKKTVLHLIPSGILRENVLCLIGNGVVLSPEALIKEMDILEKEGVPVRERLRISPNCPLILPHHIALDQAREIKRGNAKIGTTGRGIGPAYEDKVARRAIRVADLVRGGEHLKAQLEELLEYHNFQLTQFFGVEAVKVEDVLALCDEWRKVIAPMVIDVTGELHAYRKAGKKIMFEGAQGSLLDVDHGTYPYVTSSNTTAGGVSSGSGLGPLHLDYVLGITKAYTTRVGAGPFPTELVYDAATDTGDAIGKHLGTVGSEFGASTGRQRRCGWFDAEILRRSVEVNSLSGICLTKLDVLDGLEEVKICVGYEAADSGCVGSSDALAFETLKPIYETMPGWSESTFGAKSLDQLPQAAINYVKRLEQLIECPIDIISTGPDREETIVLRHPFDA, from the coding sequence ATGGGCAAGAATGTTGTGGTACTTGGTACCCAATGGGGCGACGAAGGTAAGGGTAAAATCGTTGACCTGCTCACAGATCAAGCGGCAGCGGTCGTTCGTTACCAAGGCGGACATAACGCAGGTCATACACTTGTAGTTGGTGGTAAGAAAACTGTATTACACCTCATTCCATCGGGTATTTTACGTGAAAACGTATTGTGCTTAATTGGTAACGGTGTGGTTCTTTCACCTGAAGCGCTCATCAAAGAGATGGATATTCTTGAGAAAGAAGGCGTGCCAGTACGTGAACGTCTACGTATTTCTCCAAACTGTCCGTTGATTCTTCCTCACCACATCGCACTTGATCAAGCGCGTGAAATCAAACGTGGTAATGCGAAAATCGGTACAACTGGTCGTGGTATCGGTCCTGCTTACGAAGATAAAGTTGCTCGTCGTGCAATTCGTGTTGCTGACTTGGTACGTGGTGGTGAACATCTGAAAGCTCAGCTTGAAGAATTGCTTGAATACCATAACTTCCAATTGACTCAATTCTTCGGCGTTGAAGCAGTTAAAGTTGAAGACGTACTTGCGCTTTGTGACGAATGGCGCAAAGTGATTGCCCCTATGGTAATCGACGTAACTGGCGAACTTCATGCTTACCGTAAAGCTGGCAAGAAAATCATGTTTGAAGGCGCGCAAGGTTCATTGCTTGACGTTGACCACGGTACATACCCGTACGTGACTTCTTCAAATACAACTGCTGGTGGCGTAAGCTCTGGTTCAGGTCTTGGTCCATTACACCTTGACTATGTACTCGGTATTACTAAAGCGTATACGACTCGTGTAGGTGCAGGTCCATTCCCAACTGAGTTGGTATATGACGCTGCAACTGATACAGGTGATGCGATTGGTAAACACTTAGGTACTGTTGGTTCAGAATTTGGTGCGTCTACTGGCCGTCAACGCCGTTGTGGTTGGTTCGATGCTGAAATCCTGCGTCGTTCAGTAGAAGTGAACTCACTTTCTGGTATTTGCTTGACTAAACTTGACGTTCTTGACGGTTTAGAAGAAGTGAAAATCTGTGTAGGTTACGAAGCTGCTGATTCTGGTTGTGTAGGTTCTTCTGATGCGCTTGCATTCGAAACTTTAAAACCGATCTACGAAACTATGCCAGGCTGGTCTGAGTCTACTTTCGGTGCGAAATCACTAGATCAGTTGCCACAAGCTGCAATTAACTATGTGAAACGTCTTGAGCAATTGATTGAATGTCCAATCGACATCATTTCAACTGGTCCAGATCGTGAAGAAACGATCGTTCTTCGCCATCCATTTGATGCTTAA
- a CDS encoding M23 family metallopeptidase: MPNIRASLILIAVLILLSGCQPPPSGESAGWKSPYLYWQLRKEALSQPLTIPVEGVTQRQLNDTWGAARSAGRKHEGIDIFAKRGTPVLSATKGIVRNIGTNNLGGKVIWITGPELSQHYYAHLEDYAEHIQEGDWVEAGEVIAYVGNTGNAKTTPPHLHYGIYFSGQGATNPYPYLKAEELK; this comes from the coding sequence GTGCCGAATATAAGAGCTTCCTTAATCCTGATTGCAGTATTGATACTCTTGAGCGGCTGTCAGCCGCCGCCGTCTGGTGAGTCGGCAGGTTGGAAAAGCCCATATCTATATTGGCAATTGAGGAAAGAAGCTTTATCTCAACCTTTAACGATTCCAGTAGAAGGGGTAACGCAAAGACAGCTCAATGATACGTGGGGTGCTGCACGGAGTGCAGGCCGCAAGCACGAAGGAATAGATATCTTTGCCAAACGCGGTACACCTGTACTGAGTGCCACCAAGGGCATTGTCAGGAATATTGGAACCAATAATTTGGGTGGTAAAGTGATCTGGATAACCGGGCCGGAGCTGAGCCAACACTATTATGCGCATCTGGAGGATTATGCCGAACATATACAGGAAGGTGACTGGGTAGAAGCGGGTGAGGTAATTGCCTATGTGGGCAATACCGGTAATGCCAAAACCACACCGCCACATCTGCATTATGGGATTTATTTTAGCGGGCAAGGCGCGACCAATCCTTATCCTTATTTAAAAGCTGAAGAATTAAAATAA
- the slyD gene encoding peptidylprolyl isomerase yields the protein MTAVANDLVVSFHYTLTNAEGETLDKSQGEPLAYLHGAGNIIPGLENALLGKTVGDKFTVTVPAAEGYGEYNPELVQEVPAKMFQGVDNIQPGMQFQAQTDDGVQIVTVKAVEGENVVVDANFPLAGQDLTFDVEIVEIREASQEELDHGHVHGAGGHHH from the coding sequence ATGACTGCAGTTGCAAATGACCTCGTGGTTTCTTTCCACTACACATTGACTAACGCAGAGGGTGAAACTCTCGATAAATCTCAAGGTGAACCACTTGCATATTTGCATGGTGCAGGCAACATCATTCCTGGCCTTGAAAATGCACTACTTGGTAAAACTGTAGGCGACAAATTCACTGTAACTGTTCCAGCAGCTGAAGGTTATGGCGAATACAACCCAGAACTAGTTCAAGAAGTTCCTGCGAAAATGTTCCAAGGCGTGGACAACATCCAACCTGGTATGCAATTCCAAGCACAAACTGATGACGGCGTTCAAATCGTAACTGTTAAAGCAGTTGAAGGCGAAAACGTTGTGGTTGATGCGAACTTCCCACTTGCTGGCCAAGACCTGACTTTCGACGTTGAAATCGTAGAAATCCGTGAAGCTTCTCAAGAAGAACTTGACCACGGTCACGTACACGGTGCAGGCGGTCACCACCACTAA
- a CDS encoding NAD(P)/FAD-dependent oxidoreductase yields the protein MTAHKIVIVGGGAGGLELATQLGQTLGRNGKAQITLIDQKLTHIWKPLLHEVAAGTLNPHEEETNYFAHAAANHYEFVLGTFKNIDREAKQILVETEYFSKKAQPTKNRNIDYDTLVLALGSTSNDFNTKGVKQFCHFLDSREQADVFQQDLLHLYLNAQHEADSRELKIAIIGAGATGVELAAELVSTKNNFHKYGLNKIDPNKVKITLIEAADRILPALSPKVAEHTMKQLKQLGIDVLTQHRVAKVDEDHIHFADGSSLEAEVKVWAAGIKAPEVLTQLEGLERDNINRLKVYATLQTTTDPNVFAFGDCAHCKPRADEPVLGPRAQVASQQASFLANSLRLRVNGETQLPMFNFSDKGSLVSLSENKAVGELLGQVNVQGFVAKSMYVSLYRLHQATILGYTQAGVLTVKDFVTRKISPKLKLH from the coding sequence ATGACAGCACATAAAATTGTGATTGTAGGTGGTGGTGCCGGTGGTCTGGAACTGGCGACTCAGTTAGGACAAACTCTAGGCAGAAATGGCAAGGCACAGATCACGCTGATCGACCAGAAGCTGACTCATATCTGGAAACCTCTGCTTCACGAAGTTGCAGCTGGTACGCTCAATCCGCATGAAGAAGAAACCAATTACTTTGCCCATGCTGCAGCAAATCATTATGAATTTGTCTTGGGTACATTTAAAAATATCGATCGTGAAGCCAAACAGATCTTAGTGGAAACTGAGTACTTCTCTAAAAAAGCACAACCGACCAAAAATAGAAATATTGACTATGACACCTTGGTGTTAGCTTTAGGCTCAACTTCAAACGATTTTAATACCAAAGGGGTAAAACAGTTCTGTCATTTCCTCGACAGCCGTGAACAGGCCGATGTTTTCCAGCAGGACCTGCTGCACCTTTACTTAAATGCCCAGCATGAAGCGGATAGCCGTGAATTGAAAATTGCCATTATTGGTGCCGGTGCGACAGGCGTTGAACTGGCGGCAGAACTGGTTTCAACCAAAAATAATTTTCATAAATATGGTCTCAACAAGATCGATCCGAACAAGGTCAAAATCACCCTGATTGAAGCTGCAGATCGTATTCTTCCTGCCCTATCTCCCAAAGTTGCTGAGCACACCATGAAGCAGCTTAAACAGCTGGGTATTGATGTACTAACTCAGCATCGTGTAGCTAAGGTGGATGAAGATCATATTCACTTTGCAGATGGCTCGAGTCTGGAAGCAGAAGTCAAAGTCTGGGCAGCCGGGATCAAAGCGCCTGAGGTACTCACCCAACTGGAAGGACTGGAAAGAGACAATATCAACCGTCTGAAAGTGTATGCGACTTTACAGACCACCACAGATCCGAATGTATTTGCCTTTGGAGATTGCGCGCATTGCAAACCAAGAGCCGATGAACCGGTCTTAGGACCACGTGCACAGGTTGCCAGTCAGCAGGCCAGTTTCCTTGCTAATTCTTTGCGGTTACGGGTCAATGGTGAGACTCAGTTACCCATGTTCAATTTCTCAGATAAAGGCTCCCTGGTGTCCTTAAGTGAAAATAAAGCCGTAGGTGAATTACTGGGTCAGGTCAATGTGCAGGGCTTCGTCGCCAAGTCGATGTATGTTTCCTTATACCGGCTGCATCAGGCCACAATCCTGGGCTATACTCAGGCTGGGGTACTGACGGTAAAGGACTTCGTTACAAGAAAAATCTCTCCGAAGTTAAAATTGCATTGA
- a CDS encoding DUF1566 domain-containing protein, translated as MKIIALKKMFLISMVCAYVPVAGASKWSEALAQAGNILQQVNEVAQYANKVKSGAIAPNGMDEIGALSSVKVATDANALNKGYFIDPLTNLTWSRCPVPMTWNGSGCVGETVYAIFNYRQVLATVNEMNAKNYAGYSDWRLPTLNEVLLTTYGTTKQGTVLNKRNVRGLDIWKNKLIRVGQIINGECTIGCTWGNPWTSSNMVTGAGQEFAYLNLSRADLYGEIYDPNETVTVGDGIEYATYDSGRSAQEAVVRLVRGGNGPQDNGLSAVKQYQTEQSARSAAFNQAYDQAQAETKQCQKEKNAVWRKNIKVGDVSDKGGVIAVNGPIITVNLKDGSFKNFTPSQLENALENTFCMSKQFEVIKQFE; from the coding sequence ATGAAAATAATCGCTTTAAAAAAAATGTTTTTAATTAGTATGGTATGTGCTTATGTTCCAGTAGCTGGAGCTAGTAAGTGGTCTGAAGCTTTGGCTCAAGCGGGTAATATATTGCAACAGGTTAATGAAGTTGCTCAATATGCAAATAAAGTAAAAAGTGGAGCTATAGCGCCTAATGGAATGGATGAAATTGGAGCTTTATCATCAGTTAAAGTTGCAACAGATGCTAATGCTCTAAACAAAGGGTATTTTATAGATCCTTTAACGAATTTAACTTGGAGTCGTTGCCCAGTTCCGATGACATGGAATGGTTCGGGCTGCGTAGGTGAAACTGTTTATGCTATTTTTAATTATCGGCAGGTATTGGCGACAGTGAATGAAATGAATGCCAAAAACTATGCAGGTTATTCGGATTGGCGCTTACCTACTCTCAATGAAGTTTTATTAACTACATATGGAACTACAAAGCAAGGAACAGTTTTAAATAAAAGAAATGTTCGTGGGCTTGATATTTGGAAAAATAAGCTGATACGAGTTGGTCAAATTATTAATGGTGAATGTACGATTGGTTGTACATGGGGGAATCCATGGACATCATCAAATATGGTAACTGGTGCAGGACAAGAGTTTGCATATTTAAATTTATCACGAGCAGATTTATATGGAGAAATCTATGATCCCAATGAAACTGTTACAGTAGGCGATGGTATTGAATATGCGACGTATGATAGTGGACGAAGTGCACAAGAAGCTGTAGTTCGCTTAGTGCGTGGTGGAAATGGTCCTCAAGACAATGGTTTGAGTGCAGTAAAACAATATCAAACAGAACAAAGTGCTCGTTCAGCTGCATTTAATCAGGCATATGATCAAGCACAAGCTGAAACGAAACAATGCCAAAAAGAAAAAAACGCAGTGTGGCGTAAAAATATCAAAGTAGGCGATGTTTCTGATAAGGGAGGAGTAATAGCTGTTAATGGACCAATTATTACTGTGAATCTTAAAGATGGTAGCTTTAAAAACTTCACTCCATCACAATTGGAGAATGCACTAGAAAATACATTTTGTATGAGTAAGCAGTTCGAAGTGATTAAGCAATTTGAATAA
- a CDS encoding D-alanyl-D-alanine carboxypeptidase PBP6B produces MKFIISLIATLCIFVSAISHAALLNINPESVEAEAWTILDSQTGQTIASHNEDLQRAPASLTKMMVAYITLKEIQAGRLSKSEIITATPVVNMVMWDESQMYLKEGEQISVDQLLAGLIVMSANDAAVTLAERISGSVPKFVERMNKEAQALGMTHSHFQNPPGVTMPEHYSTAADLAKLSQALVNETPDYLYYSKQPSFTYNQRFHRATNLLLKMDPTVDGLKTGFTRAAGYNLAATAIRPSIEMNMPNRRLIVVVLSTKSGVKRAEVAHKLMNLAYTYTRNEVALKDKQVLAELPVVQSTLKMFKVETKQPELITTSLYDQSYSIDLNQFDQSTQRVMLDTGNGVLQSIEPLRETQTHLNIEVTENKLTAPLAKVMQLATVNVYQNDQLIRTILIEDQVDIEEANFFEKFLQWLSSLFSSSTADVKLYPITK; encoded by the coding sequence TTGAAATTTATCATCTCACTGATTGCGACATTGTGCATTTTTGTGTCCGCAATTTCGCATGCTGCCCTACTGAATATTAATCCTGAAAGCGTTGAAGCCGAAGCTTGGACCATTCTGGACAGTCAGACCGGTCAGACCATTGCATCGCACAATGAAGACCTGCAACGTGCCCCAGCTTCCCTGACCAAAATGATGGTGGCCTATATCACTTTAAAAGAAATTCAGGCAGGAAGATTAAGTAAAAGTGAAATAATTACGGCGACACCTGTGGTGAATATGGTGATGTGGGATGAATCCCAGATGTACCTGAAAGAAGGTGAGCAAATTTCCGTAGATCAGTTATTGGCTGGCTTGATTGTAATGTCTGCCAATGATGCTGCAGTGACTTTGGCAGAAAGAATTTCTGGTAGCGTACCCAAGTTTGTCGAGCGTATGAACAAGGAAGCACAAGCTTTAGGAATGACCCATTCCCATTTCCAGAATCCACCCGGTGTAACCATGCCTGAGCACTACTCCACGGCAGCTGACTTAGCCAAACTATCTCAAGCCTTAGTCAATGAAACCCCGGACTATCTATACTATTCCAAGCAACCAAGTTTCACTTATAACCAGCGCTTTCACCGTGCTACAAACCTATTGCTGAAGATGGACCCTACAGTCGATGGTTTGAAAACTGGCTTTACTCGTGCCGCAGGTTATAACCTGGCTGCAACTGCGATCCGTCCAAGCATCGAAATGAACATGCCTAACCGTCGCCTGATTGTGGTGGTGCTGAGCACTAAAAGCGGTGTAAAACGAGCTGAAGTTGCACATAAGCTCATGAACCTGGCGTATACCTATACCCGCAATGAAGTGGCACTTAAAGACAAGCAGGTGCTAGCTGAACTTCCTGTGGTTCAATCTACCTTAAAAATGTTTAAGGTGGAGACCAAACAGCCAGAACTGATTACCACTTCACTCTATGATCAAAGCTATAGCATTGACCTGAACCAGTTTGACCAAAGCACGCAACGTGTGATGCTGGATACAGGTAACGGTGTTCTGCAAAGCATTGAGCCATTACGTGAAACTCAGACTCACCTAAACATTGAAGTGACTGAAAACAAATTGACTGCGCCATTAGCGAAAGTCATGCAACTGGCGACAGTAAATGTCTATCAGAATGATCAGCTGATCCGTACCATTTTAATTGAAGATCAGGTTGATATTGAAGAAGCCAATTTCTTTGAAAAGTTCCTGCAATGGTTATCTAGCCTGTTCTCAAGCAGTACTGCAGACGTCAAACTGTATCCAATTACAAAATAA
- a CDS encoding rRNA large subunit pseudouridine synthase E: MKIVILNKPYDVLSQFRKDEAHMTMSDFVDDPTLRLAGRLDMDSEGLVFLTDHGGLNQFITNPANKKFKTYLVQVEGDVTEEALEQLRKGVELKDGITLPAKAIKVQQPEWLWDRDPPVRFRASVPTSWVEISICEGRNRQVRRMTAAVGFPTLRLIRTKIGSIDLVQLGLQPGETKEIEPLLYPDFKEVPAEEPYRSRSYVKKPGGTGGKPINKKVNKDGTKKKTGTPRVWQLEEGEKPRRKTNGTTRPNTKAPRGRGRGRG; encoded by the coding sequence ATGAAAATCGTCATTCTTAACAAACCTTATGACGTCCTCTCCCAGTTTCGTAAAGACGAAGCACACATGACGATGTCTGATTTCGTAGATGATCCAACACTGCGTTTGGCGGGTCGTCTCGATATGGACTCGGAAGGTCTGGTATTCCTGACCGATCATGGTGGTTTAAACCAGTTCATTACCAACCCAGCCAATAAAAAATTCAAGACTTACCTGGTTCAGGTTGAAGGCGACGTGACTGAAGAAGCGCTTGAGCAGTTACGTAAAGGTGTTGAGCTGAAAGATGGCATTACCTTACCTGCAAAAGCAATCAAGGTTCAGCAACCAGAATGGTTATGGGATCGTGATCCTCCAGTTCGTTTCCGTGCTTCAGTACCAACGTCATGGGTAGAAATCTCAATCTGTGAAGGCCGTAACCGTCAGGTACGTCGTATGACTGCAGCAGTAGGTTTCCCTACTTTGCGTTTGATCCGTACCAAAATCGGTTCTATTGATTTGGTACAATTGGGTCTGCAACCGGGTGAGACCAAAGAAATCGAACCTTTGCTTTACCCTGACTTTAAAGAGGTGCCTGCAGAAGAGCCATACCGTTCACGTTCTTATGTGAAAAAACCGGGTGGTACAGGCGGCAAGCCAATCAACAAAAAAGTGAATAAAGACGGTACCAAGAAAAAAACCGGTACACCACGCGTTTGGCAACTGGAAGAAGGTGAAAAACCGCGTCGTAAGACCAATGGTACAACACGTCCAAATACCAAAGCGCCGCGTGGTCGCGGACGCGGTCGTGGCTAA
- a CDS encoding M48 family metallopeptidase, protein MKNKFLFGMCAATVVTLSGCTTVADMAGADTSTLNAVATQGFNKTVQEARAANTLDTSSATYSRINAVFNKLRPYADQLNQTGTKFDWQLAVLKSDQVNAYVAPGGKVVFYTGIVSKLNLTDAEIAAVMGHEMVHALEEHSKQKIGAQALTDLALGIGLSAAGVGQGGAAAAQLGSQIGIGLPYSRNLESRADQGGLMLMARAGYNPNAAITLWEKMNKQTSSGVAFLSTHPSNSQRIGAMRQNLPAAMQIYNQRK, encoded by the coding sequence ATGAAAAATAAATTTTTGTTTGGCATGTGTGCGGCAACAGTAGTGACTTTATCAGGTTGTACCACTGTTGCTGATATGGCGGGCGCGGATACATCAACGTTGAATGCTGTAGCGACCCAAGGCTTCAACAAGACCGTTCAGGAAGCGCGTGCTGCCAATACACTGGATACGTCTTCTGCTACCTATAGCCGCATCAATGCCGTATTTAATAAATTACGTCCTTATGCCGACCAGCTGAACCAGACCGGAACCAAATTCGACTGGCAGCTGGCTGTGCTGAAATCTGATCAGGTAAATGCTTATGTAGCGCCAGGCGGTAAGGTGGTGTTCTATACAGGTATCGTCAGCAAATTGAATCTGACTGATGCCGAAATTGCTGCAGTCATGGGCCATGAGATGGTGCATGCGTTAGAAGAGCATTCTAAACAAAAAATTGGCGCTCAAGCTTTAACTGACTTGGCTTTAGGAATCGGCTTAAGTGCAGCAGGTGTGGGACAGGGTGGTGCAGCAGCTGCACAGTTGGGTAGCCAGATTGGTATCGGCTTACCTTACTCACGTAACCTGGAAAGCCGTGCTGACCAAGGTGGCTTAATGTTGATGGCACGTGCGGGTTATAACCCGAATGCAGCGATTACCCTTTGGGAAAAAATGAACAAGCAAACCAGCAGTGGTGTTGCGTTCTTATCAACTCACCCATCAAACAGTCAGCGTATTGGCGCAATGCGTCAAAATCTGCCAGCGGCAATGCAGATTTATAATCAACGTAAATAA
- a CDS encoding exonuclease domain-containing protein yields MKKEIFISVDIEASGPIPGEYDLLSIGMCLVDHPDIQFYCELQPISYKADPKALAVASFNLEDLAKNGIDPITAMQNCATWLEQHLSKSETPIFVGFNAGFDWSFMNYYFHKFIGHNPFGVSSLDIKSLYLGAFGGRWSETRAKNIIEILKPQTRGNHNALQDAIFQAELFRLILKQIQL; encoded by the coding sequence ATGAAAAAAGAAATTTTTATTTCCGTCGATATCGAAGCTTCTGGCCCGATCCCCGGTGAATACGATTTACTTTCTATAGGCATGTGCCTGGTGGATCATCCTGATATCCAGTTTTATTGTGAATTACAGCCTATTTCCTATAAAGCTGATCCGAAAGCTTTAGCAGTGGCCAGTTTCAATTTAGAAGATTTGGCAAAAAATGGGATAGATCCCATCACAGCTATGCAGAATTGCGCTACATGGCTTGAGCAGCATCTATCAAAATCTGAAACACCAATATTTGTCGGATTTAATGCCGGTTTTGACTGGTCTTTTATGAACTATTATTTCCATAAATTTATAGGTCACAATCCTTTCGGAGTCTCCTCTCTGGATATTAAATCTCTGTATTTAGGTGCATTTGGTGGACGTTGGTCAGAGACACGAGCAAAAAATATTATTGAAATTTTAAAGCCTCAAACTAGAGGCAATCATAATGCGCTTCAGGATGCGATCTTTCAGGCAGAGCTGTTTCGTTTAATTTTAAAACAGATTCAACTTTAA